The following proteins are encoded in a genomic region of Paraburkholderia flagellata:
- a CDS encoding aminotransferase class I/II-fold pyridoxal phosphate-dependent enzyme, producing MPIETVFETHRPRLYFTNSRLHNPTGASYSSAAAFKVLNAAGRFDCLIVEDDVSAGLVQAPMITLASMDQLKRVIYVGSFSKTIGAGLRVGVVAADESMIEGMLYQKLVSGMSTPPVELVPDTVGYIRTRLRHSVCMGASPLSRSYETFARSAAVTSISKLRTTVRE from the coding sequence GTGCCGATCGAAACGGTCTTCGAAACGCATCGACCGCGGCTTTACTTTACGAACAGCCGGCTGCACAACCCGACAGGCGCGAGCTACAGTTCTGCCGCCGCCTTCAAGGTGTTGAACGCCGCGGGGCGCTTCGACTGTTTGATCGTCGAAGACGATGTGTCGGCAGGTCTGGTTCAAGCTCCGATGATCACGCTCGCGTCGATGGACCAGCTAAAGCGCGTGATCTACGTCGGCAGCTTTTCGAAGACGATTGGAGCCGGCTTGCGCGTCGGCGTCGTTGCCGCTGACGAGAGCATGATCGAAGGGATGCTGTATCAAAAGCTGGTCTCGGGCATGTCCACGCCACCGGTCGAGCTAGTGCCCGACACGGTTGGCTATATTCGGACCCGTTTGCGTCACTCAGTCTGCATGGGCGCAAGTCCGCTGTCGCGCTCGTACGAGACATTCGCGCGCAGCGCTGCGGTCACTAGCATCAGCAAGCTCCGTACAACGGTTCGGGAATAG
- a CDS encoding adenylate/guanylate cyclase domain-containing protein, whose product MHCANCGCENVTGAKFCEACGAILPRACPRCGHEARPSARFCNECGAPLSEGPEASSPRSQPVPEPTRAPIHYTPHHLAERILAEQAAMEARGETAGERKTVTALFADMAGSTALIHNMDPEEAHRLIEPVIALMMEAVHYYEGYVAKSLGDGILALFGAPIAHEDHAQRALFAALRMQQAMRRHGDRIRLEEGIPLQIRVGVHTGEVVVRSIRTDDLHTDYDPVGHTIHIASRMEGIATPSSILVSEATHKLTEGYFEFRALGATQVKGIPEPLPVYEVLAPGALRTRLQLAAHRGLARFVGREAELEHLNRALGEARTGRGQVVAVAGEAGVGKSRLFHEFKERARGGCLVLETFSVSHGKAFANLPLIDLLKNYFQITAQDDERGCRERVMGKVLTLERSFEDLVPYLLYLLSICEAGSALAEMDPHIRRDRTLDAITQLLARESANQPVALLFEDLQWLDRETEAFLAYLLEHVPDTRILLLVNYRPEYQPAWQHADHCSQLRLEPLGPAEAQGLLTALLGDDHSLVPLKQLILEKTEGNPFFLEEVVQTLTEEKALLGDPGRYRIEQTPAALHIPTTVQGVLAARIDRLPVAEKDLLQTLAVIGKEFPFSLIQRLCGDPAAHTDDALRQLLAHLEAAEFIYERPAFPEVEYSFKHALTQEVAGHSLLKERRSALHERTAQAIETLFPTRIADYCSELAHHYGLSGNIPKAVEYLHRAAQQALRHAAHLDAMQHLGTALELLKRLPDTAARVQWELTLLLALGPALMDVRGYGAPEVAATYTRALALCEQIGETPQLFAVQLGLRIHYVSRAEYATARELSERMLHTAQRAKDAALLVDAHDALGMCLLLQGELDAARTHAEQALALYDPEQHQAHVFAHGLDPGIWALNILVLTLWLQGYPDQAYTRNLEALALAQKLAYGPTLANALAYAAELHQLRGETSRVLEHADALITLSTEEGLQYWLAWGIFFRGWALTGLESPKEGIAKMREGLAAARAAGGEDQRSYCLARLADSYLRAGDGETALGMLEEAMDFVDKSGERCHEAELYRLKGSILLAALNNDDCVCTSSDEAETCFRNAIEVARHQGARSLELRAASSLARLWQHKGKNAEARQALSEVCGRFTEGFDTADLREAKELLDVLAPI is encoded by the coding sequence ATGCACTGCGCAAACTGCGGATGCGAGAACGTCACCGGCGCCAAATTCTGCGAAGCGTGCGGAGCCATTTTGCCGCGCGCATGTCCTCGCTGTGGGCACGAGGCGAGGCCTTCCGCCAGATTCTGCAATGAGTGCGGCGCACCACTGAGCGAAGGGCCTGAAGCGTCATCTCCGCGTTCGCAGCCTGTTCCAGAACCAACCAGAGCGCCCATCCATTACACGCCACACCATCTTGCCGAACGCATCCTCGCCGAGCAGGCCGCCATGGAAGCGAGGGGGGAAACCGCCGGTGAACGCAAGACCGTTACGGCGCTGTTCGCCGACATGGCCGGGTCCACCGCGTTGATCCACAACATGGACCCGGAAGAGGCCCATCGACTGATCGAGCCCGTCATCGCCCTGATGATGGAAGCCGTGCACTATTACGAGGGCTACGTGGCCAAGTCGCTTGGCGACGGCATCCTCGCGCTGTTCGGCGCGCCCATCGCGCACGAAGACCATGCGCAGCGCGCGCTCTTCGCCGCGCTGCGCATGCAGCAGGCGATGCGCCGCCACGGCGATCGCATTCGACTGGAGGAAGGCATTCCGCTGCAAATCCGCGTCGGCGTCCACACCGGGGAGGTCGTGGTGCGCTCGATCCGCACCGACGACCTGCACACCGATTACGACCCGGTCGGGCACACGATCCACATCGCGTCCCGGATGGAAGGGATCGCGACACCCTCGTCAATTCTCGTGAGCGAGGCGACCCACAAGCTGACCGAAGGCTATTTCGAATTCAGGGCCTTGGGGGCAACCCAGGTCAAAGGTATTCCCGAACCGCTCCCGGTGTACGAGGTATTGGCTCCAGGCGCGCTGCGCACACGCCTGCAACTGGCGGCGCACCGTGGTCTCGCCAGGTTCGTAGGCCGCGAGGCCGAACTGGAGCACCTGAACCGGGCGCTGGGTGAGGCCAGAACTGGCCGTGGTCAGGTGGTTGCCGTGGCCGGCGAGGCCGGGGTAGGAAAATCGCGGCTGTTCCATGAATTCAAGGAGCGCGCCCGGGGCGGCTGTCTGGTGCTGGAGACGTTTTCGGTATCGCACGGCAAGGCTTTTGCCAATTTGCCCCTTATCGATCTGTTGAAGAACTATTTCCAGATCACCGCTCAGGACGACGAGCGAGGGTGCCGGGAAAGGGTCATGGGCAAAGTACTGACGCTCGAGCGCAGCTTCGAGGATCTCGTGCCATACCTGCTCTATCTGCTGAGTATCTGCGAAGCCGGTTCGGCTCTGGCAGAGATGGATCCCCACATCAGGCGTGACCGCACATTGGACGCGATCACCCAACTGCTTGCACGCGAGAGCGCCAATCAGCCGGTCGCCCTGCTGTTCGAGGACCTGCAATGGCTGGACCGCGAAACGGAAGCCTTCCTCGCCTACCTGCTCGAACACGTGCCAGACACCCGCATCCTGTTGCTCGTGAACTACCGGCCCGAGTATCAGCCCGCCTGGCAGCATGCGGATCACTGCAGCCAGCTACGGCTCGAACCGCTCGGCCCGGCCGAAGCCCAGGGACTCCTTACCGCACTGCTCGGCGACGACCACTCACTCGTGCCCCTCAAGCAGCTCATCCTGGAGAAGACAGAGGGTAACCCGTTCTTCCTGGAGGAAGTGGTCCAGACGCTGACTGAGGAGAAAGCACTGCTTGGCGATCCCGGCCGTTACCGGATCGAGCAGACCCCGGCCGCGCTGCATATTCCCACGACGGTTCAGGGCGTTCTCGCCGCCCGTATCGACCGACTCCCCGTCGCGGAGAAGGATTTGCTGCAGACGCTTGCCGTCATCGGCAAGGAGTTTCCGTTCAGCCTGATCCAGCGTCTGTGTGGCGACCCGGCTGCGCACACGGATGACGCTCTGCGGCAGCTTCTTGCCCACCTGGAAGCCGCGGAGTTCATTTACGAACGGCCCGCGTTTCCTGAGGTCGAGTATTCGTTCAAGCACGCGCTGACTCAGGAAGTCGCCGGCCACTCGCTGCTCAAGGAGCGCCGGAGCGCATTGCACGAGCGCACCGCGCAGGCCATCGAGACACTGTTTCCCACCCGCATCGCGGATTACTGCAGCGAACTTGCGCATCACTATGGCTTGAGCGGAAATATTCCGAAAGCCGTGGAGTACCTGCATCGTGCCGCGCAACAGGCCCTGCGCCATGCGGCGCATCTGGATGCGATGCAGCACCTCGGCACCGCGCTCGAGTTGCTCAAGCGTCTACCCGATACCGCTGCTCGCGTGCAATGGGAGCTGACGCTGTTACTTGCGCTGGGTCCGGCCTTGATGGACGTGCGAGGTTATGGCGCGCCGGAGGTGGCTGCGACCTACACGCGCGCGCTGGCGTTGTGCGAGCAGATTGGCGAGACGCCACAGCTCTTCGCGGTGCAACTTGGACTGCGGATCCACTACGTGTCGCGTGCGGAGTATGCCACTGCGCGCGAACTGTCAGAACGGATGCTCCACACGGCGCAGCGGGCCAAGGACGCAGCTTTGCTCGTCGACGCACACGACGCCCTCGGTATGTGCCTTCTCCTCCAGGGGGAGCTCGACGCCGCCCGCACCCACGCGGAACAAGCGCTTGCTCTCTACGATCCTGAGCAGCATCAGGCGCATGTCTTTGCTCACGGGCTGGATCCCGGCATCTGGGCTTTGAACATCCTGGTTCTGACGTTATGGCTGCAGGGTTACCCCGATCAGGCGTACACGCGAAACCTCGAGGCACTCGCCCTCGCACAGAAGCTTGCCTATGGTCCAACTCTCGCGAACGCCCTGGCTTACGCAGCCGAGTTACATCAGCTTCGGGGAGAGACATCGCGGGTCCTCGAGCACGCCGATGCGCTCATCACGCTCTCGACCGAAGAGGGGCTGCAATACTGGCTCGCGTGGGGAATTTTTTTTCGGGGCTGGGCGCTGACCGGACTCGAAAGCCCCAAGGAGGGAATCGCCAAAATGCGCGAAGGCCTGGCCGCCGCCAGAGCCGCTGGTGGCGAGGACCAGCGATCGTACTGTCTGGCCCGCCTTGCCGACAGCTATCTGCGTGCGGGAGACGGGGAAACTGCTCTCGGCATGCTCGAAGAGGCCATGGACTTCGTAGACAAATCCGGGGAGCGCTGCCACGAGGCAGAGTTGTATCGGCTCAAGGGCAGCATATTGCTCGCGGCGTTGAACAACGATGATTGTGTATGCACGAGCAGCGACGAAGCAGAGACCTGTTTTCGCAACGCGATCGAAGTGGCTCGCCATCAGGGCGCGAGATCGCTGGAATTGCGCGCAGCGTCGAGCCTGGCCCGGCTGTGGCAGCACAAGGGCAAAAATGCGGAGGCCCGGCAAGCGCTGTCGGAGGTCTGCGGGCGGTTTACGGAGGGCTTCGACACCGCCGACTTGCGAGAGGCCAAGGAATTGCTTGATGTCCTTGCGCCGATTTAA
- a CDS encoding alpha/beta fold hydrolase, with protein MSEAILSSESPAVVADTEQAPGDLADALDYICHERRSEQVDLIGWAWRATVSGAFASRSDRQIRSLVLYAPQWLRSTPSPLVTERTLAEAWRVVDPERFLDRWYLGLSPEIQNIVTCSEWKQTLMNALEPRDGKPLYVPNGSIHDIARFWMAGRPLYQPESIAVSTLVVVGTEDKDTPPDIVLELYRRLGASRKRIEFLERGAHFLLFEPVRDEFFELIEKFLLG; from the coding sequence GTGAGTGAAGCCATCCTCAGCAGCGAATCACCGGCTGTTGTTGCCGATACCGAACAGGCGCCAGGAGACCTTGCCGACGCGCTTGACTACATCTGCCACGAGCGGCGCTCGGAGCAGGTCGATTTGATCGGCTGGGCATGGCGCGCGACAGTTTCGGGTGCGTTCGCGAGCCGCTCAGACCGACAAATACGCTCGCTGGTTTTATACGCGCCGCAATGGCTGCGCAGTACGCCATCGCCGCTTGTTACGGAGCGAACGCTTGCGGAGGCATGGCGCGTCGTTGACCCGGAGCGCTTTCTGGATCGATGGTATCTGGGGCTTTCGCCGGAGATCCAGAATATCGTGACCTGCTCGGAATGGAAGCAGACGCTAATGAATGCGCTCGAGCCACGCGATGGCAAGCCGCTGTACGTGCCGAATGGTTCGATTCATGACATCGCCCGATTCTGGATGGCGGGACGTCCGCTTTACCAGCCTGAATCGATCGCTGTATCGACGCTGGTGGTCGTTGGGACCGAAGACAAGGATACGCCGCCAGATATCGTTCTCGAGCTTTATCGCCGACTCGGCGCTTCGCGCAAGCGCATTGAGTTTCTGGAACGCGGAGCACATTTTCTTTTGTTTGAACCGGTCCGTGACGAGTTCTTTGAATTGATCGAGAAGTTCCTGTTGGGGTAG
- a CDS encoding GntR family transcriptional regulator translates to MEYRTKEEQVADFLREQIISGAIARGSRLKQAEIAEQLHLSITPVREALKLLEAEGYISGDSYRGARVVPFDAAASSEILNLRLLLETQLVKGTVEKIKAQDIVELRQLAEEFAVAFAKGDRAVARGINYRFHRRMYDIADMPQTLHFTQILWARYPFDIINAAHDRGNDAVAEHEEILQAFAAGDVTAAMLAMRKHIESGWSVLKAAK, encoded by the coding sequence ATGGAATACAGAACCAAGGAAGAGCAGGTTGCCGATTTCCTGCGCGAGCAAATCATCTCGGGTGCGATTGCGCGCGGCTCGCGGCTCAAGCAGGCTGAGATCGCCGAGCAGTTGCACCTGAGCATCACGCCCGTACGCGAGGCACTCAAGCTGCTGGAGGCCGAGGGGTATATCAGCGGAGACTCGTATCGCGGAGCGCGCGTGGTTCCGTTCGACGCGGCGGCATCGTCGGAGATCCTGAACTTGCGGCTTCTGCTCGAAACGCAACTCGTGAAGGGCACGGTCGAAAAGATCAAGGCGCAGGACATCGTCGAGCTGCGTCAGCTCGCCGAGGAATTCGCCGTAGCGTTCGCCAAGGGGGATCGCGCGGTCGCACGAGGCATCAACTATCGCTTTCACCGGCGCATGTACGACATAGCGGACATGCCGCAGACGCTGCATTTCACCCAGATTCTCTGGGCGCGCTATCCGTTCGACATCATCAACGCCGCGCACGATCGCGGCAACGACGCCGTGGCCGAGCACGAGGAGATTCTCCAGGCCTTTGCCGCTGGCGACGTGACTGCCGCCATGCTCGCGATGCGCAAGCATATCGAATCGGGCTGGTCGGTACTCAAGGCGGCGAAGTAG
- a CDS encoding HpcH/HpaI aldolase/citrate lyase family protein, producing the protein MRIARSLLFVPGDRPARFEKAVASGAHEVIVDLEDAVAPEAKRAAREAAAAWLGAGRDTLVRINAMGTEWYEDDLRLLARAPGAAVMLPKADEASLRTTSDALPGRRIVALIETVRGYLTLRALAAVPGVARLAFGSVDFSAETGIADEGGALLAVRTQIVLESCHAGLAAPVDGVSTGFADAQALGADAAYSRALGFGGKLCIHPAQVAAVNAAFRPSAGERDWARQVVEAFAASGGAATAVAGKMIDKPVVERARRILAESAAGDIA; encoded by the coding sequence ATGCGGATTGCACGCAGTTTGTTGTTCGTGCCGGGCGACCGTCCGGCGCGCTTCGAAAAGGCGGTCGCGAGCGGCGCGCACGAAGTGATCGTGGACCTGGAGGACGCCGTCGCGCCCGAGGCCAAACGTGCGGCGCGCGAAGCGGCGGCTGCCTGGCTGGGCGCCGGACGCGACACGCTCGTGCGCATCAACGCGATGGGCACTGAATGGTATGAGGACGACCTGCGCCTGCTCGCCCGTGCGCCGGGCGCGGCCGTGATGCTGCCCAAAGCCGACGAGGCCTCGCTACGCACAACCTCCGACGCGTTGCCCGGAAGGCGCATCGTCGCGCTCATCGAGACCGTGCGGGGCTATCTGACGCTGCGCGCGCTCGCGGCGGTGCCGGGCGTGGCGCGTCTCGCCTTCGGCAGCGTGGACTTCAGCGCCGAGACCGGCATTGCCGACGAGGGCGGCGCGCTGCTCGCCGTGCGCACGCAGATCGTGCTGGAGTCTTGCCATGCGGGGCTCGCGGCGCCGGTGGACGGGGTGAGCACCGGTTTCGCCGACGCGCAAGCGCTGGGGGCTGATGCCGCCTACTCGCGCGCGCTCGGCTTTGGCGGCAAGCTCTGCATTCACCCGGCGCAGGTCGCGGCGGTGAACGCGGCGTTCCGGCCGTCCGCCGGGGAGCGCGACTGGGCGCGCCAGGTGGTCGAGGCGTTTGCGGCGAGTGGCGGCGCCGCGACGGCGGTGGCGGGGAAGATGATCGACAAGCCCGTGGTCGAGCGAGCGCGGCGCATTCTCGCGGAATCGGCCGCGGGCGACATCGCTTAA
- a CDS encoding cysteine hydrolase family protein: MKDAIYLVLDMENDLVHADGPNGKAGYAEQVNGRRIIENTRRAIDKARAAGVAVGFVRVGFSPDYRECPPDSPIFSGACKNGIFKLGTWGTEVHPDLSQQSGDFDIVKHRVSPFYATSLEAILRAHGIRRIFCSGISTNAVVQATVREGHDRDYPMTVLEDCCCAITAEEHENAIAGLRRFCTLSTSRDVTFE, encoded by the coding sequence GTGAAAGACGCAATCTATCTCGTGCTGGACATGGAAAACGATCTGGTCCACGCGGACGGCCCGAACGGCAAGGCTGGCTATGCTGAGCAGGTCAACGGCCGGCGCATCATCGAGAACACGCGGCGCGCCATCGACAAGGCGCGCGCCGCGGGCGTTGCGGTGGGTTTCGTGCGCGTGGGCTTTTCGCCCGACTACCGCGAGTGCCCGCCCGATTCGCCGATCTTTTCGGGCGCTTGCAAGAACGGAATATTCAAGCTGGGGACATGGGGTACCGAAGTGCATCCGGACCTTAGTCAGCAAAGCGGCGACTTCGACATCGTCAAGCATCGCGTGAGCCCGTTCTATGCGACGAGCCTCGAGGCGATCCTGCGTGCACACGGCATCAGGCGGATCTTCTGTTCGGGCATCTCGACGAACGCCGTCGTGCAGGCGACCGTGCGCGAAGGCCACGACCGCGACTACCCGATGACGGTGCTCGAAGACTGCTGCTGCGCGATCACGGCCGAGGAACACGAGAACGCGATTGCGGGGCTGCGGCGCTTCTGCACGCTCAGCACTTCGCGCGACGTGACGTTCGAGTGA
- a CDS encoding CaiB/BaiF CoA transferase family protein: MKPAGAPLAGVRIADFTIHAAGPFCTHLLAQLGAECIKIESRNRPDAFRKPHAVYGRMSAATFDQVSSNKRSVRLNLKQPEAVALAKRLVAVSDVAAESFRPGVLQRLGLGFDELCKSRPDIVMLSLSSCGQSGPDSSFAGYAPLFGAWGGLGWMSGYSDGPPMEMRHVMDHSAGLHAALATVAALHQRRVTGQAQHVDLAAREVASAMIGDALVLASAGRTPQRPGNSDACMAPHGVYATATADRWLTLAVRDDAAWRALARVAGWPVDDPDYATQAARFARREALDARVAAWLAGCDAEPIAQALQQAGVCAHVSWNMEDIATDPHLRARAAVVDVSAPDLPPRAAVGAPARFSRTSDVGIRSLTPALGQDEDYVFGELLGLSRAQRADLEARDVIC, translated from the coding sequence ATGAAGCCAGCCGGGGCGCCGCTCGCCGGCGTACGCATCGCCGATTTCACGATTCATGCGGCGGGGCCGTTCTGCACGCACCTGCTCGCGCAGCTCGGCGCCGAGTGCATCAAGATCGAAAGCCGCAACCGGCCCGACGCGTTTCGCAAACCGCACGCCGTGTATGGCCGCATGTCGGCGGCCACGTTCGATCAGGTGTCGTCGAACAAGCGCTCGGTGCGGCTCAATCTCAAGCAGCCCGAAGCGGTTGCGCTGGCGAAGCGCCTCGTCGCGGTGTCGGACGTGGCGGCGGAAAGTTTCCGGCCCGGCGTGCTCCAACGGCTCGGCTTGGGTTTCGACGAGCTGTGCAAGAGCCGCCCCGACATCGTCATGCTTTCGCTCTCGTCGTGCGGGCAGAGCGGGCCCGATTCGTCGTTCGCGGGCTACGCGCCGCTCTTCGGCGCGTGGGGCGGTCTTGGCTGGATGAGCGGCTACAGCGACGGTCCGCCCATGGAAATGCGCCACGTCATGGATCATTCAGCCGGTCTGCATGCGGCGCTCGCGACGGTCGCAGCGCTGCACCAGCGGCGCGTGACGGGACAGGCGCAGCATGTCGATCTCGCGGCGCGCGAGGTGGCCTCGGCGATGATCGGCGATGCGCTCGTGCTCGCGAGCGCGGGCCGAACGCCGCAGCGCCCCGGCAACAGCGACGCCTGCATGGCGCCGCATGGCGTCTACGCCACGGCCACCGCGGATCGTTGGCTCACGCTCGCCGTGCGCGACGACGCGGCTTGGCGCGCCCTCGCGCGCGTCGCGGGCTGGCCCGTGGACGATCCCGACTATGCGACGCAGGCGGCGCGCTTCGCACGGCGTGAGGCGCTCGACGCACGCGTGGCCGCATGGCTCGCGGGCTGTGACGCCGAGCCCATCGCGCAGGCGCTGCAGCAGGCGGGCGTGTGCGCGCACGTCTCCTGGAACATGGAGGACATCGCGACCGATCCGCATCTGCGCGCGCGCGCCGCCGTGGTCGACGTGAGCGCGCCGGATCTTCCCCCGCGCGCGGCCGTCGGTGCGCCCGCACGGTTCTCGCGGACATCCGACGTGGGCATCCGTTCGCTCACGCCCGCGCTGGGGCAGGACGAGGACTACGTGTTCGGCGAACTGCTCGGCTTGAGCCGCGCGCAGCGCGCCGATCTGGAAGCGCGCGACGTCATTTGCTGA
- a CDS encoding CoA transferase produces MQTNDEPADTALPLAGCRVVERSRTVAAVWAGRLLAAMGARVVMLEPPAGHRLRGAAPFIDAGGESALFAYLAAGKRSLICDPATPSGRAVLHRELEHADILIDDTPLAERQAQGLEPQTLGECFPQLVHVSVLPFGAHGPKAHWDGEEVNLLHAGGEGYLLPNGLSGELFPQRAPLKIYGHFAGYQGGCAAALAALTAWWAVPLAGGQYVDVSVQDATLAVGAFALQRLGDGSLEHRSTRSFRYGGVFEAQDGFVEVLTLEDRQWSALVQLLGSPAWALEVAFRDPLVRSRRGDEINRHIREWMAHERVEDIVSRAQALGVPAAKYRTPAEVLAGEHEGARGLFARTALPGGETVDVLVAPFQFRCTPLAANARVPALGEHDMEECS; encoded by the coding sequence ATGCAAACCAACGACGAACCTGCCGACACCGCGCTTCCGCTTGCGGGCTGCCGCGTCGTGGAGCGCTCGCGCACCGTGGCGGCGGTCTGGGCAGGCCGGCTCCTCGCCGCGATGGGCGCGCGCGTGGTGATGCTGGAGCCGCCCGCCGGGCATCGCCTGCGCGGCGCGGCGCCGTTCATCGACGCGGGCGGCGAGAGCGCGCTCTTCGCGTATCTGGCGGCGGGCAAGCGCAGTCTCATTTGCGATCCCGCGACGCCGTCGGGTCGCGCGGTGCTCCACCGTGAACTCGAGCACGCGGACATCCTGATCGACGATACGCCGCTTGCCGAGCGCCAGGCGCAAGGGCTCGAACCGCAGACGCTCGGCGAGTGCTTCCCGCAGCTCGTGCACGTTTCGGTGCTGCCCTTCGGCGCGCACGGCCCGAAGGCGCATTGGGACGGCGAGGAGGTGAACCTCCTGCACGCGGGCGGCGAAGGCTATCTGCTGCCCAACGGCCTTTCCGGCGAGCTCTTTCCGCAGCGCGCGCCGCTCAAGATCTACGGCCATTTCGCGGGCTATCAAGGCGGCTGCGCGGCTGCGCTCGCCGCGCTCACCGCGTGGTGGGCGGTGCCGCTGGCGGGCGGCCAGTACGTGGACGTCTCCGTGCAGGACGCGACGCTCGCGGTCGGAGCCTTCGCGCTGCAGCGGCTCGGCGACGGCTCGCTCGAACATCGCTCGACGCGCAGTTTCCGCTACGGCGGCGTGTTCGAGGCGCAGGACGGCTTCGTGGAGGTGCTCACGCTTGAGGACCGTCAGTGGAGCGCACTCGTGCAACTGCTCGGATCGCCTGCGTGGGCGCTCGAAGTGGCATTCAGGGACCCGCTGGTGCGCAGCCGACGCGGCGACGAGATCAACCGCCACATCCGCGAGTGGATGGCGCACGAGCGCGTGGAGGATATCGTGAGCCGGGCCCAAGCGCTCGGCGTGCCTGCCGCGAAGTACCGCACGCCCGCGGAAGTGTTGGCGGGCGAACACGAAGGCGCGCGCGGCCTGTTTGCGCGCACCGCGCTGCCGGGCGGCGAGACCGTCGACGTGCTGGTCGCGCCGTTCCAGTTTCGCTGCACGCCGCTCGCAGCCAACGCGCGCGTGCCGGCGCTCGGCGAACACGACATGGAGGAGTGCTCATGA
- a CDS encoding FAS1-like dehydratase domain-containing protein has product MDTTILTPAQSDVGNAPAEGRITDQAIAEARAMIGLQLRPEGPYLQDASPDTLRNWCNGIGDLNPLYRDYGYGPSTRFGSMVGHPMFPMAFGWLGRTRWGLAGVHGFYAGNDWELFRHVRPGDRITAIERVVGVEEKESKFSGRLVLQYVEACYYNQRSELVARALGTCTRHERKAARDTGKYKEIVQHEYSDEERDRIDLMVLDEPKQIRGANARYWEDVQEGEELPTIARGPLSLMDTMGFLVGCGRGHTHGVVLQTAVKHPGHFFRNPEAGGGVEYTGIGHHRESVAKEVGVPGTYDYGPQRSSWMCSLVTNWMGDAGFLKRVRTEMRRFNIMGDTTFCKGKVVRKYVKDGAGLVDIELAAVNQRGEVTTPGLATVALPSRDVRLPAFIDGAGIDLELPVVR; this is encoded by the coding sequence TTGGACACGACGATCCTCACCCCTGCCCAAAGCGACGTGGGCAACGCACCGGCCGAAGGCCGCATCACCGATCAGGCCATTGCGGAGGCGCGCGCGATGATCGGCCTGCAACTGCGTCCCGAAGGGCCGTATCTGCAGGATGCAAGCCCCGATACGCTGCGCAACTGGTGCAACGGCATTGGGGACCTGAATCCGCTTTATCGCGACTACGGTTACGGTCCTTCCACGCGCTTCGGCTCGATGGTCGGGCACCCGATGTTTCCGATGGCGTTCGGATGGCTCGGCAGGACGCGCTGGGGTCTTGCAGGCGTGCACGGCTTTTATGCCGGCAACGATTGGGAACTGTTCCGTCACGTGCGTCCCGGCGACCGCATCACGGCCATCGAGCGCGTGGTCGGTGTCGAGGAAAAGGAAAGCAAATTCTCGGGCCGGCTCGTGCTGCAGTACGTCGAGGCTTGCTACTACAACCAGCGCAGCGAACTCGTCGCGCGCGCGCTCGGCACCTGCACGCGTCACGAGCGCAAAGCCGCGCGCGACACCGGCAAGTACAAGGAAATCGTCCAGCATGAGTACAGCGACGAAGAGCGCGACCGCATCGACCTGATGGTGCTCGACGAGCCGAAGCAGATTCGCGGGGCGAACGCGCGCTACTGGGAAGACGTGCAGGAAGGCGAGGAACTGCCCACGATCGCGCGCGGCCCGCTCTCGCTCATGGACACGATGGGCTTTCTCGTCGGTTGCGGGCGCGGCCATACGCACGGCGTGGTGCTGCAAACGGCGGTGAAGCACCCGGGCCACTTCTTCCGCAATCCGGAGGCGGGCGGCGGCGTGGAGTACACGGGCATCGGCCATCATCGCGAGTCGGTGGCGAAGGAAGTGGGGGTGCCCGGCACCTACGACTATGGCCCGCAGCGTTCGTCGTGGATGTGCTCGCTCGTCACGAACTGGATGGGCGATGCGGGCTTTCTCAAGCGCGTGCGCACCGAAATGCGGCGCTTCAACATCATGGGCGACACCACGTTCTGCAAGGGCAAGGTCGTGCGCAAGTACGTCAAAGACGGCGCGGGACTTGTCGACATCGAACTCGCGGCCGTGAACCAGCGCGGCGAAGTGACCACGCCGGGTCTCGCGACGGTGGCGCTGCCCTCGCGCGACGTGCGGCTGCCCGCTTTCATCGATGGCGCCGGCATCGACCTCGAACTGCCGGTCGTGCGCTAA